Proteins encoded in a region of the Gemmatimonadota bacterium genome:
- a CDS encoding NYN domain-containing protein has product MQRRIEQFSEEGGAESERVALFIDVQNMWYAARQQHGMAARVDFEKLMQAAVNDRRLIRAYAYVIQTPEVDQSGFVTMLEQFSYEVKRKDLRRRSDGSAKGDWDMEMAIDMIRMAEKVDVVILASGDGDFVSLIQLLKELGPRVEVFSFPHNTARDLMETADHYHPIDASLLIDMDPAR; this is encoded by the coding sequence ATGCAGCGGCGGATCGAACAGTTCAGCGAAGAAGGCGGCGCGGAATCTGAAAGGGTCGCTCTCTTCATCGACGTCCAGAACATGTGGTATGCCGCCCGGCAACAGCACGGCATGGCGGCGCGGGTGGATTTCGAGAAGCTCATGCAGGCCGCCGTGAACGATCGTCGGCTGATACGGGCCTACGCCTACGTGATCCAGACCCCGGAGGTGGACCAGAGCGGATTCGTCACCATGCTGGAACAGTTCAGCTACGAGGTGAAGCGGAAGGATCTCCGCAGGCGCAGCGACGGCTCGGCGAAAGGCGACTGGGACATGGAGATGGCCATCGATATGATCAGAATGGCCGAGAAGGTCGACGTCGTCATCCTGGCCAGCGGCGATGGGGATTTCGTGTCGCTGATCCAGTTGCTCAAGGAACTGGGCCCGCGCGTGGAGGTGTTCTCCTTTCCGCACAACACGGCGCGGGACCTGATGGAAACCGCGGACCATTACCATCCCATCGACGCGTCGCTGCTGATCGATATGGATCCGGCCCGCTAA
- a CDS encoding pyridoxal phosphate-dependent aminotransferase — translation MPAIRPLSRKLDRIAPSATTVLNERAIAMKREGVEVFNFAVGEPDFPTPDHIKEAGMAAIRDNITRYTPATGILDLKEAICRKLDRDNGLEYAPNQIATTSGGKHALYNLLYVICDEGDEVLVPAPYWVSYPEMVKLAGGVPVVLDTGPGASFKVTADQVRSAITPKTRALLLNSPSNPTGMVYARDELAAIAEVVVDAGIYVITDELYEKILYDGHRHVSIAALHPQMKEQALVVNGLSKAYAMTGWRLGYAAGPAEVMELVVKFQGQTVLHPSAITQHAAIAALTGPEDFLPPMIKAFDRRRNYIMERLQNMEGVACARPGGAFYVFPDLSAYLGRTRPDGSPIEGSLDLAMYLLEAYQVISAPGAAFGSEGCLRFSYATTLDVIERGMDRVEEGLSSLAG, via the coding sequence ATGCCCGCTATTCGTCCACTTTCCCGAAAACTGGATCGCATCGCACCCTCCGCGACCACCGTACTCAACGAGCGGGCCATCGCGATGAAACGCGAAGGCGTCGAGGTTTTCAACTTCGCCGTGGGCGAACCGGACTTCCCAACGCCGGACCATATCAAGGAAGCCGGCATGGCGGCGATCCGGGACAACATCACCCGGTACACGCCCGCGACCGGCATCCTGGACCTCAAGGAAGCGATCTGCCGCAAGCTGGACAGGGACAACGGGCTCGAATACGCACCGAACCAGATCGCGACGACCTCCGGCGGCAAGCACGCCCTGTACAACCTGCTCTACGTGATCTGCGACGAAGGCGACGAGGTCCTCGTCCCGGCGCCTTACTGGGTCAGTTATCCCGAGATGGTCAAACTCGCGGGCGGCGTTCCGGTGGTGCTGGACACCGGACCGGGCGCTTCTTTCAAAGTGACGGCCGACCAGGTGCGATCCGCGATTACGCCGAAGACCAGGGCGCTTCTGCTCAACTCCCCCTCCAATCCCACGGGCATGGTGTACGCGCGGGACGAACTCGCCGCCATCGCCGAAGTGGTCGTGGATGCGGGGATATACGTCATAACGGACGAACTGTACGAGAAGATCCTGTATGACGGCCATCGCCACGTAAGCATCGCGGCCCTTCATCCGCAGATGAAGGAACAGGCGCTGGTGGTCAACGGTCTGTCCAAGGCGTACGCCATGACCGGCTGGCGCCTGGGTTACGCCGCCGGTCCCGCCGAGGTGATGGAGCTGGTCGTGAAATTCCAGGGGCAGACCGTCCTGCATCCGAGCGCCATTACCCAGCACGCGGCCATTGCCGCGCTGACCGGCCCCGAGGACTTCCTGCCCCCCATGATCAAGGCGTTCGACCGGCGGCGGAATTACATCATGGAAAGACTTCAAAACATGGAAGGCGTGGCGTGCGCCCGGCCCGGCGGCGCGTTCTACGTGTTTCCCGACCTGTCGGCGTATCTGGGCCGCACACGGCCCGACGGCAGCCCCATCGAAGGATCGCTGGACCTGGCCATGTACCTGCTCGAGGCGTACCAGGTGATTTCGGCGCCGGGCGCCGCTTTCGGGTCGGAGGGATGCCTGAGGTTTTCATACGCAACCACCCTGGACGTGATCGAAAGGGGCATGGACCGGGTAGAGGAGGGGTTGTCGTCCCTGGCGGGTTGA
- the coaD gene encoding pantetheine-phosphate adenylyltransferase, protein MKVAVYPGTFDPVTNGHLDVLRQAQTVFDRVVVAVATNMEKHPMFSVEERVDLFRQAVDGWTGVEVMSTDGLTVDLAKKLGAHAIVRGVRSAGDLETESQMALMNRRLAPSVTTVSFFPGEPSVYVSSSLVKEVFRFGGDVSHQVPPPVLKALSEKRGSIG, encoded by the coding sequence ATGAAAGTTGCGGTGTATCCCGGTACTTTCGATCCTGTGACCAACGGACATCTGGATGTGCTGAGACAGGCGCAGACCGTGTTCGACCGGGTGGTGGTGGCCGTTGCGACCAACATGGAAAAGCACCCGATGTTTTCGGTGGAGGAACGCGTGGACCTTTTCCGGCAGGCCGTGGACGGCTGGACGGGAGTCGAGGTGATGTCGACGGATGGACTGACGGTCGACCTCGCCAAAAAGCTCGGCGCCCATGCTATCGTCCGCGGCGTTCGTTCCGCCGGAGACCTGGAAACGGAATCCCAGATGGCGCTCATGAACCGGCGCCTCGCCCCGTCGGTGACCACGGTATCGTTCTTTCCCGGTGAACCCTCGGTGTACGTGAGTTCTTCGCTCGTGAAAGAGGTCTTCCGCTTCGGTGGCGACGTAAGCCATCAGGTCCCGCCTCCCGTGTTAAAGGCGCTGTCTGAAAAGCGCGGCTCGATCGGCTGA
- the rsmD gene encoding 16S rRNA (guanine(966)-N(2))-methyltransferase RsmD: protein MLRIGTGIARGRRLKSVTGDIRPTGSRVRGSLFDILSARIVDGTVLDLCAGTGSLGIEALSRGARCCLFVDRDRRAVQSIRDNLAHCGFRGSSRIWMTDAVRGLDHLADHTCAADIILADPPYGDPVAREIVRTVGERNALSPGGLLVLEHHKDDQPESREGLDLVRSRTFGDTALSFFRADQHGPATTMSPTEVLPIDLPPPSSRTRR from the coding sequence ATGCTGCGAATCGGCACAGGAATCGCCAGGGGCCGTCGGCTGAAGTCCGTAACCGGAGACATCCGTCCCACCGGCAGCCGCGTACGCGGATCGCTGTTCGACATCCTGTCGGCACGAATCGTCGATGGTACTGTGCTGGACCTGTGCGCCGGCACAGGAAGCCTGGGTATTGAAGCACTTAGCCGCGGCGCGCGCTGCTGCCTGTTTGTCGACCGCGACCGGCGCGCCGTCCAATCGATAAGAGACAATCTCGCCCACTGTGGGTTTCGCGGAAGCAGCAGGATCTGGATGACAGACGCCGTTCGAGGTCTCGATCACCTCGCTGACCATACCTGCGCGGCGGACATCATACTCGCCGATCCGCCCTATGGCGATCCGGTTGCGCGGGAAATCGTCCGGACCGTCGGCGAACGGAACGCGTTGTCTCCGGGTGGCCTGCTCGTCCTGGAGCATCACAAAGACGATCAACCGGAATCCCGCGAAGGTCTCGACCTGGTGCGCAGCCGCACGTTCGGTGACACGGCGCTGTCTTTCTTTCGGGCCGATCAGCACGGTCCGGCGACAACCATGAGCCCGACGGAAGTCCTGCCCATCGATCTTCCACCTCCTTCATCGAGAACCCGGCGATGA
- a CDS encoding helix-hairpin-helix domain-containing protein, with product MIMTKGEIQAVIFVAVSMLAGAVILLVKQYNSDFLPDLGPAQAHGRLNAGIETASATANVDDSNARAPSTRADSGRLSAGTDSGRPVTGAAAKSASSAGNLLIPVNTAPASELQKLPGIGPKLAEAIIEFRTRSGPFERVEELLEVKGIGPAKLGRIRPLVKLK from the coding sequence ATGATTATGACTAAAGGGGAGATACAGGCCGTCATCTTCGTCGCAGTCAGCATGCTGGCCGGCGCCGTTATTCTGTTGGTGAAACAGTATAACTCGGACTTCCTGCCCGATCTGGGACCGGCTCAGGCGCACGGACGGCTGAACGCAGGTATCGAGACGGCATCCGCCACGGCTAACGTGGACGATTCAAACGCGCGCGCCCCGTCCACCAGGGCGGACTCTGGACGCCTGTCCGCCGGGACAGACTCTGGACGCCCGGTCACCGGGGCCGCTGCGAAATCCGCTTCTTCCGCCGGCAACCTGCTGATACCGGTGAACACCGCCCCTGCGTCAGAACTTCAGAAACTGCCGGGGATCGGTCCGAAACTGGCGGAGGCGATCATCGAATTCCGGACACGGTCCGGACCTTTTGAGCGGGTCGAGGAGCTGCTCGAAGTGAAGGGGATCGGACCCGCCAAACTTGGCCGTATACGACCCCTGGTGAAGCTGAAGTGA